A single region of the Rhizobium grahamii genome encodes:
- a CDS encoding LacI family DNA-binding transcriptional regulator produces the protein MSKRRVTVIDIARAAGVSKSTVSLVLQGSSLVNDGTRAKVSAVMRDLGYVYNRGAANLRQSASKSKIIGVVVNDLTNGFFAELAVGVDMVVQSAGFVQFLSNTSESLDRQREVIASMREHGISGLIMSPARGTEAADLKPLVGAGIPVVVAVRNVSGAKASSVISDNREGVFAGVKHLASLGHRRIAFVGGFSDTAVFEERLAGYRDAIETCGLPLDEELIVSGPPSRAGGAEAVARVLSIADRPTAAVCFNDAVAFGVCDGLRARGLEPARDFAVVGFDDVIEAKTAVPALTTISVDPQGMGRRAAQLLLKQINAGKAEPEAIVSSVRLVVRESCGRPIHDTIGRKEA, from the coding sequence ATGTCAAAAAGACGGGTTACCGTCATCGATATCGCGCGAGCGGCTGGCGTGTCCAAGTCGACCGTTTCGCTCGTTCTGCAGGGATCGTCTCTCGTCAACGATGGCACCCGCGCGAAGGTCAGCGCCGTCATGCGCGATCTGGGCTATGTCTACAATCGGGGTGCTGCCAACCTCAGGCAGTCGGCGTCGAAGTCGAAGATCATCGGCGTCGTGGTCAACGATCTGACCAATGGCTTCTTTGCCGAGCTTGCCGTCGGTGTCGACATGGTCGTGCAGTCGGCAGGCTTCGTGCAGTTTCTGTCAAATACCAGCGAGAGCCTTGACCGGCAGCGTGAGGTTATCGCCTCGATGCGCGAGCACGGAATATCCGGTCTCATCATGTCGCCGGCTCGTGGAACGGAGGCTGCGGACCTGAAGCCGCTGGTCGGCGCCGGAATCCCGGTGGTCGTCGCGGTTCGAAATGTCTCGGGAGCAAAGGCTTCATCTGTCATCTCGGACAATCGTGAGGGTGTCTTTGCCGGCGTGAAGCATCTGGCGTCGCTTGGCCATCGCCGCATCGCCTTTGTCGGTGGTTTCAGCGACACGGCCGTCTTTGAGGAGAGGCTCGCAGGCTATCGGGATGCGATCGAGACATGTGGCCTGCCACTCGACGAGGAGCTGATTGTGTCCGGTCCGCCATCAAGGGCAGGGGGCGCCGAGGCGGTCGCGCGGGTCCTGTCGATTGCCGACAGGCCGACAGCCGCCGTCTGCTTCAACGACGCTGTCGCCTTTGGCGTCTGCGATGGTCTGCGCGCACGCGGGTTGGAGCCTGCCAGAGACTTTGCCGTCGTCGGGTTTGACGACGTGATCGAGGCCAAGACGGCAGTCCCTGCACTGACGACAATTTCGGTCGATCCTCAGGGAATGGGCCGTCGCGCCGCTCAGTTGCTCCTGAAGCAGATCAATGCCGGCAAGGCGGAGCCGGAGGCCATTGTCTCATCGGTGCGGCTTGTCGTTCGCGAGAGTTGTGGGCGCCCTATTCACGATACGATTGGGAGGAAAGAAGCATGA
- a CDS encoding Gfo/Idh/MocA family protein, which translates to MTVRWGLVGASTIAREWVINAIRAAGGDVVNVMSSNAERGAAFAKENGIGRSTDNLASLLSDSDVDAVYISTTNELHRDQAIAAANAGKHVLCEKPLAMSVEDAKAMMAAADQAGVVLATNHHLRNASTHAAMREAIVSGQIGRPLAARVFHAVYLPPHLQGWRLERPDAGGGVILDITVHDTDTLRFILASNPVEVTAFAQEGGMGKAGIEDGVMGVMRFENGVIAQFHDAFTAKYAETGLEIHGTEGSLIARNVMTQRPVGTVTLKNASGERALPTTDKNLYQTALEAFHRAVAGNGQPAATAEDGIWSLATGLAVVESAATGKAVQIQTGL; encoded by the coding sequence ATGACGGTCAGGTGGGGTCTGGTTGGCGCCAGCACGATTGCGCGCGAATGGGTGATCAATGCCATCCGCGCCGCCGGCGGAGACGTCGTGAACGTCATGAGCTCGAATGCCGAGCGTGGTGCCGCCTTTGCAAAAGAGAACGGCATCGGCAGGTCCACCGACAATCTGGCATCGCTGCTGTCCGACAGTGACGTGGATGCTGTCTACATATCGACGACAAATGAATTGCATCGCGACCAGGCGATCGCAGCGGCCAATGCCGGCAAGCACGTGCTTTGCGAAAAGCCACTGGCAATGTCGGTCGAGGACGCGAAGGCGATGATGGCCGCTGCGGATCAGGCGGGTGTCGTGCTGGCGACCAATCATCACTTGAGAAATGCCTCCACCCACGCAGCCATGCGCGAAGCCATCGTGTCAGGGCAGATCGGACGGCCTCTCGCAGCCAGGGTGTTCCATGCTGTCTATCTGCCGCCGCATCTGCAGGGCTGGCGCTTGGAACGGCCGGATGCAGGTGGCGGCGTGATCCTCGATATTACCGTCCATGACACGGACACCCTGCGCTTCATTCTGGCAAGCAATCCGGTCGAGGTGACCGCGTTCGCCCAGGAAGGCGGGATGGGCAAGGCGGGTATCGAAGACGGCGTCATGGGTGTCATGCGGTTCGAGAATGGTGTGATCGCCCAGTTTCACGATGCCTTCACGGCAAAGTATGCAGAGACAGGGCTTGAAATCCACGGCACCGAGGGTTCTCTGATCGCGCGAAATGTGATGACGCAGCGCCCGGTCGGCACCGTCACTCTCAAAAACGCCAGTGGCGAGCGGGCGCTCCCGACCACCGACAAGAATCTCTACCAGACCGCTCTTGAGGCGTTTCATCGCGCCGTTGCAGGGAACGGACAGCCGGCTGCAACGGCTGAGGACGGTATCTGGTCCCTGGCAACAGGATTGGCCGTCGTCGAATCCGCCGCGACCGGCAAAGCCGTCCAAATTCAAACAGGACTTTGA
- a CDS encoding acyl CoA:acetate/3-ketoacid CoA transferase — protein sequence MSKHISPAEAAALIPDGAVVSVSSSSGLGCPDLMLKAIGERFDATGHPCNITTLHPIAAGDMSGIKGVDYIAKKGLLKRIIGGSYPSGPSSAEPPLIWQMITNNEIPAYNIPSGILFDIHREAAAKRPGVLTKVGLDTFVDPRRQGCAMNELGSREAVVKRVPFEGDEYLFFPAIVPQVAIIRATTADERGNLTYEHEGAYLGGLDQALAARNNGGIIIAQVKRITKEGSLKPHDVRVPGMLVDYVIVDPDQKQTTQTLYDPAISGEIFRPLESFRVPEFNIQKVIARRVAQELEAGSCVNLGFGISANVPRILLEEGLHGKVTWVIEQGAVGGVPLLDFAFGCASNADAYMPSPYQFTYFQGAGFDASLLSFLEIGKDGSVNVSKLSFRPHVTAGAGGFVDITARAKKIVFSGMFNAGAKLGIENGTLVIEKEGKLKKLVNEVEHVTFSGRRAVEQGQDITYVTERCVMKLTPAGIVLTEIAPGVDVKEHILDQSEFPLIVADDLKVMDARLFGTDTIGLALPTRKARVLEGVFHD from the coding sequence ATGAGCAAGCACATCAGCCCGGCAGAGGCCGCAGCACTCATACCCGACGGGGCCGTGGTTTCCGTTTCGTCGTCGAGTGGCCTTGGATGCCCCGACCTGATGCTGAAGGCGATCGGCGAACGCTTCGATGCGACCGGCCATCCGTGCAATATCACGACGCTCCACCCGATTGCCGCTGGCGATATGAGCGGCATCAAGGGTGTGGACTACATCGCGAAGAAGGGCTTGCTGAAGCGGATCATCGGCGGCTCCTATCCGTCCGGCCCGTCAAGTGCGGAGCCCCCGCTGATCTGGCAGATGATCACCAACAACGAGATTCCAGCCTATAACATTCCGTCCGGCATCCTCTTCGACATTCACCGCGAAGCGGCCGCCAAACGACCGGGCGTTCTGACGAAGGTCGGTCTCGATACCTTCGTCGATCCCAGGCGCCAGGGCTGCGCGATGAACGAGCTCGGGTCGCGCGAGGCGGTCGTCAAACGCGTGCCGTTCGAAGGGGATGAATACCTCTTCTTCCCCGCGATCGTACCGCAGGTCGCTATCATCAGGGCGACGACAGCGGACGAGCGCGGCAACCTGACCTATGAGCACGAGGGCGCCTATCTCGGCGGGCTCGACCAGGCGCTCGCGGCGCGCAACAACGGCGGGATCATCATCGCGCAGGTCAAGCGGATTACCAAGGAAGGATCGCTGAAGCCGCACGATGTGCGTGTGCCCGGCATGCTCGTGGACTACGTGATCGTCGATCCCGATCAGAAACAGACCACCCAGACGCTTTATGATCCGGCAATCTCCGGCGAGATTTTCCGCCCACTGGAAAGCTTCCGCGTGCCGGAGTTCAACATCCAGAAGGTGATCGCCCGCCGCGTCGCGCAGGAGCTCGAGGCCGGCAGCTGCGTCAATCTCGGCTTCGGTATTTCTGCCAATGTACCTCGCATTCTCCTTGAGGAAGGGCTGCACGGAAAAGTCACCTGGGTCATCGAGCAGGGGGCGGTTGGCGGCGTGCCGTTGCTCGACTTCGCCTTCGGCTGTGCCTCCAATGCCGACGCCTATATGCCTTCGCCTTACCAGTTTACCTATTTCCAGGGCGCAGGCTTCGACGCATCGCTGCTGTCGTTCCTCGAAATCGGCAAGGACGGCTCGGTCAATGTCTCCAAACTGTCGTTCCGGCCGCATGTCACGGCGGGGGCCGGAGGCTTCGTCGACATCACCGCGCGCGCGAAAAAGATCGTCTTCTCAGGCATGTTCAATGCGGGCGCAAAGCTCGGTATCGAAAACGGCACGCTGGTGATCGAGAAGGAAGGCAAGCTGAAGAAGCTCGTCAACGAGGTCGAGCACGTCACCTTCTCCGGCAGGCGGGCAGTCGAACAGGGCCAGGACATTACCTATGTCACCGAGCGCTGCGTCATGAAGCTGACGCCTGCAGGCATCGTCCTGACCGAGATCGCGCCGGGTGTCGACGTCAAGGAACATATCCTCGATCAGTCGGAGTTTCCGCTCATCGTGGCGGATGACCTGAAAGTCATGGACGCCAGGCTCTTCGGCACCGATACGATCGGCCTTGCACTTCCGACGAGGAAGGCGCGCGTGCTTGAGGGGGTGTTCCATGACTAG
- a CDS encoding aldehyde dehydrogenase family protein produces the protein MTVLVTPKALVDHRARDFKMLIDGRWEEGTTQPIERVAPSHGVIVSRYPAGTKADAERAIAAARNAFDNGPWPRMTASERSAVLLKAADLISDRSEELAYLDAIEAGKPISQVRGEIAGSVDIWRYAAALARDLHGESYNTLGDGTLGVVLREAIGVVSIITPWNFPFLIVGQKLPFALAAGCTTVVKPSELTSGSTLVLGEILQEAGVPAGVVNIITGTGPEVGAVMTSHPEVDMVSFTGSTGVGKLTMTNAAQTLKKVSLELGGKNPQIVFPDADLDAFIDAAVFGAYFNAGECCNAGSRLILHKSIASDVVKRVAELAREVKVGDPLDPSTQVGAIITPQHLQKISGYLAGARESGATVVHGGEALDFGMGQFMAPTILDAVTPDMAVAREEVFGPVLSVLTFETTAEAISIANSIDYGLSAGVWSRDFDTCLTIGRKVRAGTVWMNTFMDGASELPFGGYKQSGLGRELGRHAVEDYTETKTLNMHIGARTSWWMPKRETPA, from the coding sequence ATGACGGTTCTGGTCACGCCGAAGGCGCTTGTCGATCATCGCGCTCGCGACTTCAAGATGCTGATCGACGGTCGGTGGGAAGAGGGAACAACCCAACCGATCGAGCGCGTCGCGCCGAGCCACGGCGTCATTGTCAGCCGCTATCCGGCAGGAACAAAGGCCGATGCGGAGCGGGCGATTGCCGCAGCCCGCAACGCCTTCGACAATGGTCCCTGGCCGCGGATGACGGCGTCCGAGCGTTCGGCCGTCCTCTTGAAGGCTGCCGATCTGATTTCGGACCGCTCAGAAGAATTGGCCTACCTTGATGCGATAGAAGCGGGCAAGCCGATCTCACAGGTGAGGGGCGAGATCGCCGGCTCCGTTGACATCTGGCGATACGCTGCTGCCCTTGCGCGCGACCTGCATGGCGAAAGCTACAACACGCTTGGCGATGGCACGCTTGGCGTTGTGCTGCGCGAGGCGATTGGTGTCGTATCGATCATCACGCCCTGGAACTTCCCGTTCCTCATTGTCGGCCAGAAATTGCCCTTTGCACTGGCTGCGGGCTGCACCACTGTGGTCAAGCCGTCCGAGCTGACGTCGGGATCGACGCTCGTGCTCGGCGAGATCCTGCAGGAAGCGGGCGTGCCGGCCGGCGTCGTCAATATCATTACGGGCACCGGGCCTGAAGTTGGCGCGGTCATGACCTCGCATCCCGAGGTCGACATGGTCTCTTTCACCGGCTCGACCGGCGTCGGCAAGTTGACGATGACCAATGCCGCGCAGACCCTGAAAAAGGTCTCGCTCGAACTCGGCGGCAAGAACCCGCAGATCGTATTCCCCGACGCAGACCTGGATGCCTTCATCGATGCGGCGGTGTTCGGTGCCTATTTCAATGCCGGAGAGTGCTGCAATGCCGGTTCGCGATTGATCCTGCACAAGAGCATCGCATCCGACGTCGTCAAACGCGTCGCAGAGCTTGCCAGGGAGGTAAAGGTTGGCGATCCGCTCGACCCGAGCACGCAGGTTGGCGCGATCATTACCCCTCAGCACCTGCAAAAGATCTCGGGTTATCTCGCTGGCGCCAGGGAGAGCGGGGCGACGGTCGTGCACGGCGGCGAGGCGCTTGATTTCGGGATGGGCCAGTTCATGGCGCCGACGATCCTCGATGCGGTCACCCCTGACATGGCGGTCGCGCGCGAGGAGGTCTTCGGTCCGGTTCTGTCGGTGCTGACCTTCGAGACGACGGCGGAAGCGATCAGCATCGCCAACTCGATCGACTATGGCCTGTCAGCCGGCGTCTGGAGCCGCGACTTCGATACCTGCCTGACGATCGGCCGCAAGGTCAGGGCAGGTACGGTCTGGATGAACACCTTCATGGATGGCGCTTCCGAGCTTCCGTTTGGTGGCTACAAGCAGTCGGGTCTCGGCCGCGAGCTCGGTCGCCATGCGGTCGAGGACTACACCGAGACGAAGACACTGAACATGCATATCGGCGCCCGCACGAGCTGGTGGATGCCGAAGAGGGAGACGCCGGCTTAA
- a CDS encoding ABC transporter substrate-binding protein produces the protein MLKLMSSTAIAGMLLLGAGIAHAADVKEVQMLHWWTSGGEAAALNVLKGDLSKEGYAWKDVPVAGGGGDAAMTALKAMVAAGNYPTASQMLGYTVLDYAQAGVMGDLTETAKKEGWDKSVPAALQKFSVYDGKWVAAPVNVHSVNWLWINKAVMDKIGGTEPKTFDDLIALLDKAKAAGVVPLALGGQNWQEATMFDSIVLSTGGPEFYKKAFNDLDEESLKSDTMKKSFDNLAKIVTYVDPNFSGRDWNLATAMVIKGDALVQVMGDWAKGEFVAAKKTPGNDFLCYRFPGTDGSVIYNSDMFGMFNVPEDRKAAQVALATATLSKSFQSAFNVVKGSVPARTDVPDTDFDACGKKGIADLKAANDGGTLFGSLAQGYGAPPAIANAYKDVVSKFVHGQIKSSDEAVKQLVQAIDDAK, from the coding sequence ATGTTGAAGTTGATGAGTTCGACGGCGATTGCGGGAATGCTTTTGCTTGGGGCTGGTATTGCGCATGCTGCGGATGTCAAGGAAGTGCAGATGCTGCACTGGTGGACGTCTGGCGGCGAGGCTGCTGCGTTGAACGTGCTGAAGGGCGATCTTTCGAAGGAGGGGTATGCCTGGAAGGACGTTCCGGTTGCCGGTGGTGGCGGTGACGCGGCGATGACGGCGCTGAAGGCGATGGTTGCGGCCGGCAACTATCCGACGGCATCGCAGATGCTGGGCTATACGGTTCTCGATTATGCCCAGGCGGGCGTGATGGGCGACTTGACGGAGACGGCGAAGAAGGAAGGCTGGGACAAGTCGGTTCCGGCAGCCCTGCAGAAGTTCTCGGTCTATGACGGCAAGTGGGTCGCAGCCCCCGTCAACGTGCACTCGGTCAACTGGCTGTGGATCAACAAGGCTGTCATGGACAAGATCGGCGGCACCGAGCCGAAGACCTTCGACGACCTGATCGCACTTCTCGACAAGGCGAAGGCGGCCGGTGTCGTGCCGCTGGCGCTCGGCGGCCAGAACTGGCAGGAAGCGACGATGTTCGATTCCATCGTGCTGTCGACCGGTGGGCCGGAGTTCTACAAGAAGGCCTTCAACGACCTCGACGAGGAATCGCTGAAGTCGGACACGATGAAGAAGTCGTTCGACAACCTTGCCAAGATCGTCACCTACGTCGACCCGAACTTCTCCGGCCGTGACTGGAACCTTGCGACCGCCATGGTCATCAAGGGCGATGCACTGGTGCAGGTGATGGGCGACTGGGCCAAGGGTGAGTTCGTGGCGGCCAAGAAGACGCCGGGCAACGACTTCCTGTGCTACCGCTTCCCCGGCACCGACGGCAGCGTGATCTACAACTCCGACATGTTCGGCATGTTCAACGTCCCCGAGGACCGCAAGGCGGCACAGGTGGCGCTGGCGACGGCAACGCTGTCGAAGAGCTTCCAGTCGGCCTTCAACGTCGTCAAGGGCTCAGTTCCTGCTCGCACCGACGTTCCCGATACCGACTTCGACGCCTGCGGCAAGAAGGGGATCGCGGATCTGAAGGCGGCAAACGACGGCGGTACGCTGTTCGGTTCGCTGGCCCAGGGCTATGGCGCGCCTCCGGCAATCGCCAATGCCTACAAGGACGTGGTGTCGAAGTTCGTGCACGGCCAGATCAAGAGCTCCGACGAGGCTGTGAAGCAGCTCGTCCAGGCGATCGACGACGCCAAGTAA
- a CDS encoding carbohydrate ABC transporter permease, whose product MSSVATTEPAIARGTRASIRGRMQDALPKIVLAPSFAITVIFVYGFILWTIYLSFTNSKTFPSYAITGARSYQRLWRWTFESDPPSSWYTSITNMGIFGVLYIGICLALGLLLAILLDQKIRGEGILRPIFLYPMALSFIVTGVAWKWFLDPGLGLEQTLHQLGWTSFHFDWIKNKDFVIYTVVIAGVWQASGFVMAMFLAGLRGIDGEIMKAAQIDGATTVQLYRRIIIPLLRPIFLSAFIVLAHMAIKSYDLVVALTSGGPGGSAWLPSNFMYEYTFKRNEMAVGSASAVIMLMTISAIIVPYLYSELKEKGR is encoded by the coding sequence ATGAGTTCTGTTGCGACAACAGAACCCGCCATCGCGCGCGGGACAAGAGCTTCCATTCGAGGGCGGATGCAGGACGCGCTGCCGAAGATCGTGCTTGCGCCGAGCTTCGCGATCACCGTCATCTTCGTCTACGGCTTCATCCTCTGGACGATCTATCTGTCCTTTACCAATTCCAAGACCTTTCCGTCCTACGCGATCACTGGGGCGCGCTCCTACCAGCGCCTGTGGCGGTGGACCTTCGAGAGCGACCCGCCGTCCAGCTGGTACACCTCGATCACCAACATGGGGATCTTCGGCGTCCTCTATATCGGCATCTGCCTGGCGCTCGGCCTGCTGCTGGCGATCCTGCTCGACCAGAAGATCCGCGGCGAGGGCATCCTGCGGCCGATCTTCCTCTATCCGATGGCGCTGTCCTTCATCGTCACGGGCGTTGCCTGGAAGTGGTTCCTCGATCCCGGCCTCGGGCTTGAGCAGACGCTGCACCAGCTCGGCTGGACGAGCTTCCACTTCGACTGGATCAAGAACAAGGACTTCGTCATCTACACCGTGGTCATCGCCGGCGTCTGGCAGGCGTCGGGCTTCGTGATGGCGATGTTCCTGGCGGGGCTGCGCGGCATCGACGGCGAGATCATGAAGGCGGCCCAGATCGACGGGGCAACGACGGTGCAGCTTTACCGCCGCATCATCATCCCGCTGCTCAGACCGATCTTCCTGTCGGCCTTCATCGTGCTCGCGCACATGGCGATCAAGTCCTACGATCTGGTGGTGGCGCTGACCTCGGGCGGGCCCGGCGGCTCGGCCTGGCTGCCCTCCAACTTCATGTACGAATACACCTTCAAGCGCAACGAGATGGCGGTCGGCTCCGCAAGTGCTGTGATCATGCTGATGACGATCTCGGCGATCATCGTTCCCTACCTCTATTCCGAACTGAAGGAGAAGGGCCGATGA
- a CDS encoding carbohydrate ABC transporter permease, with the protein MSALSTALAPSRSTASSRWISRVVIYGLLVGFALFYLTPLFVMLVTSFKTMDEIQNGNMLALPQSPTIEPWFKAWGEACVGLTCAGIKGYFWNSIKMVVPAVAISTLVGALNGYVLTKWRFPGHTLVFGLMLFACFIPFQSVLLPMATILGSLGRFGVTLQNLTGFAFGLGNSTVNLVFVHVVYGLGFTTLFFRNYYEAFPSELVKAAQVDGAGFFQIFYRIMLPNSLPIIVVTVIYQFTNIWNDFLFASAYAGTGDVMPMTVALNNVVNTSTGVVEYNVNMAAAMIAALPTLLVYILAGRYFVRGLMAGAVKG; encoded by the coding sequence ATGAGCGCGCTCTCCACTGCGCTGGCGCCCTCGCGCAGCACCGCAAGCAGCCGCTGGATCAGCCGGGTCGTCATCTACGGACTGCTGGTCGGCTTTGCCCTGTTCTACCTGACGCCGCTGTTCGTCATGCTGGTCACCTCGTTCAAGACCATGGACGAGATCCAGAACGGTAACATGCTGGCCCTACCGCAATCGCCGACGATCGAGCCCTGGTTCAAGGCCTGGGGCGAGGCCTGCGTCGGGCTCACCTGCGCCGGCATCAAGGGCTACTTCTGGAACTCGATCAAGATGGTGGTGCCGGCGGTGGCGATCTCCACCCTGGTCGGGGCGCTGAACGGCTATGTCCTGACCAAGTGGCGCTTTCCCGGCCATACGCTGGTCTTCGGACTGATGCTGTTTGCCTGCTTCATTCCCTTCCAGTCGGTGCTGTTGCCGATGGCGACCATCTTGGGCAGCCTCGGGCGCTTCGGCGTCACCCTGCAGAACCTGACCGGCTTTGCCTTCGGGCTTGGCAATTCCACCGTCAACCTGGTGTTCGTCCATGTCGTCTACGGGCTGGGCTTCACGACGCTGTTCTTCCGCAACTACTACGAGGCCTTCCCGAGCGAACTGGTGAAGGCGGCCCAGGTCGACGGCGCCGGCTTCTTCCAGATCTTTTACCGCATCATGCTGCCGAACTCGCTGCCGATCATCGTCGTCACCGTCATCTACCAGTTCACCAACATCTGGAACGACTTCCTGTTTGCCTCCGCCTATGCCGGCACCGGGGACGTCATGCCGATGACGGTGGCGCTGAACAACGTCGTCAACACCTCGACCGGGGTGGTGGAATACAACGTCAACATGGCAGCGGCGATGATTGCCGCGCTGCCCACGCTCCTCGTCTACATTCTCGCCGGCCGCTACTTCGTGCGCGGACTGATGGCGGGCGCCGTCAAAGGATAA
- a CDS encoding ABC transporter ATP-binding protein: MTFLKITGLRKRFGALEILKGIDLELEKGGFLVLVGPSGCGKSTLLNTIAGLETITEGDIRVEERSIADLHPSKRDIAMVFQSYALYPNMTVAGNIAFGMEMRGVPAAERKQAIDKVAKVLQIGHLLERKPSQLSGGQRQRVAMGRALVRDPKLFLFDEPLSNLDAKLRVDMRTEIKRLHQTTGKTIVYVTHDQIEAMTLATKIAVMRDGEVQQFGTPAEIYNNPANLFVADFMGSPAMNLLAGTIVKEDNGLAVSLERPGGEAMKLPVSPAMMSLSTYVNRNVIFGIRPEALTDPEGADRNAQSVSENDCLIDVVEPAGSDTFAVTKLGGKEVVARLRADARIRAGETARLAFNLDKAVFFDPETKVRIA, translated from the coding sequence ATGACCTTTCTCAAGATCACCGGCCTCAGAAAGCGCTTCGGCGCCCTTGAAATCCTCAAGGGGATCGATCTCGAACTGGAAAAGGGCGGCTTCCTCGTCCTGGTCGGCCCGTCCGGCTGCGGCAAGTCGACGTTGCTGAACACCATTGCCGGGCTGGAGACGATCACCGAGGGCGACATCCGGGTCGAGGAGCGCAGCATCGCCGACCTGCATCCCTCCAAGCGCGATATCGCCATGGTGTTCCAGAGCTACGCGCTCTATCCGAACATGACGGTGGCGGGCAACATCGCCTTCGGCATGGAGATGCGCGGCGTGCCGGCCGCCGAGCGCAAGCAGGCGATCGACAAGGTCGCCAAGGTGCTGCAGATCGGCCATCTGCTCGAGCGCAAGCCGAGCCAGCTGTCGGGCGGCCAGCGCCAGCGCGTCGCCATGGGCCGCGCCCTGGTGCGCGATCCGAAGCTCTTCCTGTTCGACGAACCGCTGTCGAACCTCGACGCCAAGCTGCGCGTCGACATGCGCACCGAGATCAAGCGCCTGCACCAGACGACGGGCAAGACCATCGTCTACGTCACCCACGACCAGATCGAGGCGATGACGCTCGCCACCAAGATCGCCGTCATGCGCGACGGCGAGGTCCAGCAGTTCGGCACCCCCGCCGAGATCTACAACAACCCGGCAAACCTCTTCGTCGCCGACTTCATGGGATCACCCGCCATGAACCTCCTCGCAGGGACAATCGTCAAGGAGGACAACGGGCTCGCCGTGTCGCTCGAACGACCGGGTGGCGAGGCGATGAAGCTTCCGGTGTCGCCGGCGATGATGTCGCTGTCGACCTATGTGAACCGCAACGTGATCTTCGGCATTCGCCCGGAAGCGCTGACCGACCCTGAAGGGGCCGACCGGAATGCGCAATCCGTCAGCGAAAACGACTGCCTGATCGACGTCGTCGAGCCCGCCGGATCCGACACCTTCGCCGTCACCAAGCTCGGCGGCAAGGAGGTCGTGGCAAGGCTCCGAGCCGACGCCCGCATCCGCGCCGGCGAAACCGCACGCCTCGCCTTCAATCTCGACAAGGCTGTCTTCTTCGATCCCGAGACCAAGGTTCGGATAGCTTAG